From Brassica oleracea var. oleracea cultivar TO1000 chromosome C3, BOL, whole genome shotgun sequence, a single genomic window includes:
- the LOC106332769 gene encoding uncharacterized protein LOC106332769: MEEKKMRLIWDHLRVFFSSLQSMAIPPGLYSGTSSLALVARASAFSVGLLYGSMKLKVLKMTKKPHKVEATAHH, from the exons ATGGAAGAGAAGAAAATGCGATTGATTTGGGATCATCTTAGGGTTTTCTTCTCTTCTCTCCAATCAATGGCGATACCTCCAGGACTTTACTCCGGCACCAGCTCCCTTGCTCTC GTGGCTCGTGCTTCGGCGTTTAGCGTGGGTCTCCTCTACGGGAGCATGAAGCTCAAGGTCTTGAAG ATGACAAAGAAGCCACACAAGGTTGAAGCTACTGCTCATCACTAA
- the LOC106331663 gene encoding lamin-like protein, with protein MARFTVLIAAVILAFVVAVPEVTAKKYTVGENKFWNPNINYTIWAQGKHFYLGDWLYFVFDRNQHNILEVNKTDYENCNADHPLVNWTRGAGRDIVTLNVTKHYYLLDGKGGCYGGMKLAVKVEKLPPPPKAAPVKSTGSVSMATGVAQFVIPFALFSVSTMWDAILRMW; from the exons ATGGCGAGATTCACGGTGTTGATTGCGGCAGTGATACTAGCCTTTGTAGTGGCGGTGCCGGAAGTGACGGCGAAGAAGTACACAGTCGGCGAGAACAAGTTTTGGAATCCAAACATCAACTATACCATCTGGGCTCAGGGAAAGCATTTCTACCTCGGAGACTGGCTCT ATTTCGTGTTCGACAGGAACCAACACAACATTCTCGAAGTTAACAAGACCGACTACGAAAACTGTAACGCCGACCATCCTCTCGTAAACTGGACACGTGGAGCTGGGAGAGACATTGTCACTCTCAACGTGACCAAACACTACTATCTTCTCGATGGAAAGGGTGGCTGTTATGGAGGCATGAAGCTCGCTGTTAAAGTAGAGAAGCTACCTCCTCCACCAAAAGCGGCACCTGTCAAGAGCACTGGATCAGTTTCCATGGCCACAGGTGTTGCTCAGTTCGTGATTCCGTTTGCTCTCTTCTCTGTTTCCACGATGTGGGATGCCATCTTAAGGATGTGGTAA